In Nocardioides sp. WS12, the DNA window GCGCTCGTCCGCTGTCGGCCGAGGAAGCCTCCTTCCTCGCCTCGTCGGTCGCGCTGACCGGCCCCGGCTTCGGCGGCGTGACGTACGACGACCTCGAGTCCGCCACGAAGGTGGTCCTCGTGGGTCTGGAGCCTGAGGACGAGGCCGGCGTGATCTTCCTGCGGCTGCGCAAGTCCGTGCTGGCTGGTGGCACCGAGGTGATCAGCCTGGCGCCGTACACGACGCGCGGGCTGGCCAAACTGTCCGCTCGCGTCATCCCGACCGTTCCCGGTGCCGAGGTCACGGGCCTCAGCGACCTGGCCGGCGAACTCGACGCGGGCACCGTGCTGCTCGTGGGTGAGCGCCTCGCCACGATCCCCGGGGCCCTGGCCGGAGCGGCTGATGTCGCTGCCTCCAGCGGTGCGCGCCTGGCGTGGGTCCCGCGTCGCGCCGGTGACCGCGGTGCCGTCGAGGCCGGTTGCCTGCCGAACCTGCTCCCCGGTGGACGCCCGGTCGCTGTGGCCGACGCCCGGATCGATGTCGCCGCTGCCTGGGGTGTCGACTCCTTGCCCGAGACCGCCGGTCGTGACGCGGACGGCATCGTCGCCGCGCTCGGCGCCGGTGACCTCAACGGACTCGTCATCGCGGGCGTCGACCCCGACGACACGGCCGATCCAGCGGCCACCCGCGCCGCGATCGCTGCCGCCGACTTCGTCGTAGCGTTCGACCTGCGCAGCACCGAGGTGACCGACGCCGCCGACGTGGTGTTCCCGGTCGCTCCGACCACCGACAAGTCGGGCACCTTCGTCAACTGGGAAGGACGGGTGCGGCCTTGGGAGGTCGCCCTGCGCAACCCGGCTTCGCTGCCCGAACTGCGTGCGCTTGCCGGCATTGCCGAGGAACTCGGCGCGTCGCTCGGGTTCCGGACCGTCGACGAGGCCCGGGCCGAGATGTCGCAGCTGGGGCCCTGGGACGGTGCGCGTCCCGCGCTGGAGCTCGCGACGAAGAAGGCCACCAAGAAGGCCGCGAAGAAGCCTGCCCAGGGCGGCGTCACCATCGTCCTGGCCACCTGGAAGCAGTTGCTCGACAACGGTTCGCTGCAGGACGGCGACAAGTACCTCAAGGCAACCGCCCGGACGCCGGTGGCGTTGGTGACCCGGGAGATCTACGACGCCCACGGGCCGACCGTCACCCTGACCGGCGATCGCGGTTCGGTGACCTTGCCGGCCGAGATCTCTGACGACCTGGTCGACGGCGTGGTCTGGGTGCCGGCGAACTCCGTCGGGAACGGCGTCCTCGCTGACCTCGCCTCGCCGGGTTCGGCTGTCACGATCACGGGAGGTGCGGCATGAACACCGGACTCAGTGCTTTCGGCAAGGACGTCTGGTGGGTGATCGGCCTCAAGACCCTGCTGGTCTTCCTGGTGCTGGTGCTCCTGACCCTGTTCAACATCTGGCTGGAGCGCCGGGTCGTGGCCCGGATGCAGCACCGGATCGGCCCCAACGTGCACGGCCCCTTCGGCCTCCTGCAGTCCCTGGCCGACGGTGTGAAGCTGGCGTTCAAGGAGGACCTGATCCCGAAGGCCGCCGACAAGGTGGTCTTCGTGCTGGCGCCGGTGATCTGTGTGGTGCCGGCCTTCGTCACCTTCGCGGTCATCCCCTTCGGCCCCGAGGTGAGCTTCTTCGGTGAGCGGACCCCGCTCCAGCTCACCGACATGCCGGTCGCCGTGCTCTTCGCGATGGCGATCGCCTCGATCGGGATCTACGGCATCGTCCTCGGTGGCTGGTCCAGCGGGTCGACGTACTCGCTGCTGGGTGGGCTGCGCTCGAGCGCGCAGATGATCTCCTACGAAGTCGCCATGGGCCTCGCGCTCGTCGCGGTCTTCATGTACGCCGGCTCGATGTCCACGAGCGAGATCGTGGCCGCGCAGGGCGACGTCTGGTTCGGCCTGATCCTGCTGCCGTCGTTCGTCATCTACTCGATCGCGATGGTCGGCGAGACCAACCGTGCGCCCTTTGACCTCCCGGAGGCCGAGGGCGAATTGGTCGGCGGCTTCCACACGGAGTACTCCAGCCTGAAGTTCGCCCTGTTCTTCCTCGCCGAGTACATCAACATGGCGACCGTCTCGGCCCTGGCCACCACGCTGTTCCTCGGCGGCTGGCACGCGCCGTTCTGGATCGACGAGGTCTGGGCGGGCGCCAACGAGGGCTACTGGCCGGTGCTGTGGTTCTTCGGCAAGGTCTTCTTCTTCATCTTCGTGTTCATCTGGCTGCGCGGCTCGCTCCCGCGGTTGCGCTATGACCAGTTCATGGCCTTCGGCTGGAAGCGGCTGATCCCGATCGCACTGGTCTGGATCATCGCGGTCGCCACCATGCGCGTCGCCCGCAACGAGGGTGTTTTCGACGGCGGCTTCAGCGGCAACCCGCAGTTCTGGATGGTCGCCATCGGCGTGGTCCTGGTCGTCATGTTGCTCACGTTCCTGATCCCCGAGGGCAAGGACGACTCCGCGATCGTGTCCGTCACGACCCCGCGGCCCGGGGGCTACCCCGTGCCGCCGATGCCGACCGGTGGAGCCGTTCAGGGCGCCGCCGCGCCGCTGACCTTCCGGTCCGACGTCCACCCGGCCGACAACACCGCGGACAACACCACCGACAACCCGGCCGACAACCCAATGGATGCAGGGGTACCCCATGGCTGACCAGAACGGCCCCACGCTCAAGGAGCAGCTCTGGGACCCGGTTGCCGGGTTCGGAGTGACCTTCCGGACGATGTTCCGCAAGGTCGTCACCGAGCAGTACCCGAAGGAGAAGTTCCCGACGGCACCGCGCTTCCACGGCCGGCACCAGCTCAACCGCTGGCCCGACGGGCTCGAGAAGTGCATCGGTTGCGAACTGTGCGCGTGGGCCTGCCCTGCGGACGCGATCTACGTCGAGGGCGCCGAGAACGTCG includes these proteins:
- a CDS encoding NADH-quinone oxidoreductase subunit G, translating into MSVSTGSTTGAVEKTDLVTVTIDGVQVSVPKDTLVIRAAEQIGVQIPRFCDHPLLAPAGACRQCLVDVPDAGNGRGFPKPQASCTLPVAEGMVVSTQESSPVADKAQRGVMELLLINHPLDCPVCDKGGECPLQNQAMSNGQGESRFSDDRNRGVKRTFPKPINLSPTVLLDRERCIVCQRCTRFADEIAGDPFIELLERGAQQQIGIAEDAPFLSYFSGNVIQICPVGALTSEQYRFRSRPFDLVSTPGVAEHDACGSAIRIDHRRGKVLRRQSGNDPAVNEEWITDKDRFAFAYAQSDDRLTYPQVRDEDGSLRPASWPEAFAVAARGLAAAKQAGGVGVLTGGRLSVEDAYAYSKFARVALGTNDIDFRARPLSAEEASFLASSVALTGPGFGGVTYDDLESATKVVLVGLEPEDEAGVIFLRLRKSVLAGGTEVISLAPYTTRGLAKLSARVIPTVPGAEVTGLSDLAGELDAGTVLLVGERLATIPGALAGAADVAASSGARLAWVPRRAGDRGAVEAGCLPNLLPGGRPVAVADARIDVAAAWGVDSLPETAGRDADGIVAALGAGDLNGLVIAGVDPDDTADPAATRAAIAAADFVVAFDLRSTEVTDAADVVFPVAPTTDKSGTFVNWEGRVRPWEVALRNPASLPELRALAGIAEELGASLGFRTVDEARAEMSQLGPWDGARPALELATKKATKKAAKKPAQGGVTIVLATWKQLLDNGSLQDGDKYLKATARTPVALVTREIYDAHGPTVTLTGDRGSVTLPAEISDDLVDGVVWVPANSVGNGVLADLASPGSAVTITGGAA
- the nuoH gene encoding NADH-quinone oxidoreductase subunit NuoH, with protein sequence MNTGLSAFGKDVWWVIGLKTLLVFLVLVLLTLFNIWLERRVVARMQHRIGPNVHGPFGLLQSLADGVKLAFKEDLIPKAADKVVFVLAPVICVVPAFVTFAVIPFGPEVSFFGERTPLQLTDMPVAVLFAMAIASIGIYGIVLGGWSSGSTYSLLGGLRSSAQMISYEVAMGLALVAVFMYAGSMSTSEIVAAQGDVWFGLILLPSFVIYSIAMVGETNRAPFDLPEAEGELVGGFHTEYSSLKFALFFLAEYINMATVSALATTLFLGGWHAPFWIDEVWAGANEGYWPVLWFFGKVFFFIFVFIWLRGSLPRLRYDQFMAFGWKRLIPIALVWIIAVATMRVARNEGVFDGGFSGNPQFWMVAIGVVLVVMLLTFLIPEGKDDSAIVSVTTPRPGGYPVPPMPTGGAVQGAAAPLTFRSDVHPADNTADNTTDNPADNPMDAGVPHG